A segment of the Arachis hypogaea cultivar Tifrunner chromosome 5, arahy.Tifrunner.gnm2.J5K5, whole genome shotgun sequence genome:
cataaaaaattacaatttgaaaatgtaaaattttaaaatacaaatgacaaaataattttataaaaattttattatttttattattttatgtaaagagaattttgtatattaaggtttaaaaaataatattaaaattagtagcataaaaaaatattataaatttaatattataaaaaaattatataaggaccagtttgattattttttaaaatttgaaggatgaaaatgacttacgtctggacttttaaggactattttgactaataaaatttttttttatatgtcaagtgacacgtgacaCTGACCTGTCACATGGCGTGCCACATATTACTGACCTGTCACATGGCGTGtcacgtcatcatgccacgtggcacttaacgtgacacgtcatcatccgattgacggaaggactaatttgactaacaaTTTATCTTTcagaaactaatttaattaaaaaaatcattcggaGACGAAAATGAAGATCGCGTAATCTTTCATGGACGAATTTGAATATTAACCCAACAATTTTTACTTCATCTTCTTTGATCATTCCCTCTCCTTCTTTAATCTTAACCCAAACCACCGGACAACCCCACTATTGGCATCCTAATAATTCACCACCCTCTCATCTCTCACACTTTCTTATCCGTATCCTTTATTTATCACAGCCACCATTCTTCATCCGACAAAGCCCAACGAATTTGTCCCCAACTGCCATCCATCCACTGCACCACTACAACACCACCTCCCACTCAACTCCTTTCACCACCAACCTTATTTTCTTGTCTTCCTTTTCCCTCATTGTCACTACTACAGACTACCTCTTGTTCTGTCTCATCCTTTTCTCTACCATCTCTAATATTGTTATCCAATTGATAaatcataattttataatttattttgtattaaatttaataaattttatcaattttttatatatattcactaaaataatataattttgtaaattcttcttaaattgtgcttaaaaatgcaaacatactttttaggctcttaatttactaattttaattcattttaattccattcgatatctttatgtgtttgatgaagtaATTTCAGATTTACAAAACAAATATGAATTGAAGGAACGAGGAAAAAGTATGTAAAAGTGAAGAATTCATGAATAAATTGAGTTTGGAACATTTGACAACCATGCGTACGCATAAGCTGTCATGCGTATGTACGGATGCAAGCATGTGACTTCATTTAATGCAACACATGAGTCGCGATTTCTGGTCTTCCAAAGTCAAATAATCCATCTTATTTCTGAAACTATTTCAAGACAAATTCAAGAATGATAAAAGGGGAGagtaattaggtttagttttagtatcatgttttaggttatattttagagagagaagctctctcttctatATAAAATTAGGATAGAATTAGGTTAattttctcttagatttaggttttgatcttgttttaatatagttttctttacaatttcttgttattattaCTTCTTTGCTCTcttaattttatatgttatttcttttatttagtcacttttatgttcatgaattaTTGTTAGATTtggattttctttaatgcaactttgatatttttatgttattgatgtttaTTTGAGTTACTATTATTGTTATCTTACATTTGGTAACTTTAGATtctattattattgtaattttacCATACtattcttttatgccttccaagtatttgataaaatgcttggttggactttagagtagattttaacactcttgactttggagttgagtaattggagactatTGAATTGTCAAAATCCAATGTTGATTGGTAAATGAAAGTTGTTAGTTGGCTTGAATTCCACTAAAACTAGTCATTCCCTAgaatttgattaggacttgtggactaTAGCCAATTAtcctcacttgacttttcttcaatcGTTAGAGTTTAGCTAAGTGAGAGTAATAGGCAATTACCATCACCCAACGAGGATAGGATTTCTAATTCTCACTCCTAACCAAAGCTTTCTATTTTGATTGAttgtcattttactttcttgtccaTCGTACCAAAATCTCAAAAGTATctgataaccaataatatgcacacttttctgtaatttcttaagAAACAATGCGAGATTTAAATACTCtcgattttttattgatttatactTATGACAAACAAACTAAAttttgattgagagttaattgttGGTTTAGATCTATATTTTGACGagattattttgtaaaaattctAAGTCGACGATTTTTCTCCGTCACTGATCacctttcttcctctctccttctttaccatcttcttcttgattttgttttaaatattgtAGATTTGAGttgatgtgtttttttttttttgttatgctgGTGGTAATTTTGGACTCTAGACGGTGGTTTTGATAGGtgaaactaataataaaatttatgagGAAAGGATAATTTTGAATGAAAGATGATATTTAGAGCTAAGGTTTTAAAAAcattagaaataattttaaaaaataaaaaaaatttaaagattgttttaatttttagttcaaatattagaaattaaaataatattttatttttagattgaGGTAATTGGTTGGTACATAATTATTGAAAATGCTAATTTTGAAAATCaacattttttatttgattgatcGATATATTTTCTATAATACTATGTTAATTTTCTAAAACTTATCCAGTAATTTTAGCGAAAAaatcctaaataaaaaaattaacataataaaaaaattaacaattctaGTTCAACAGTTTATTAAAAATcaacattttaaataaaagaataaaccCAAACTTAGTTGTAAGcatttgttctttttcttctcatGAAAATCATTTGTCACTCACGGTGCATGAGAAATAAAAAATGAGATGCTTGTTATATGGCCAAGCTTTAACACAAAATCTTACAATTGAAGCATAAACAAGTTTAACTATCACTATAAGATAGTACGGTAATTTGCGACAGTGCAAAATAAAAAATCGGCTGTTGAGTGGATCGCCCTGGTTATTGGCGTGGGAAATTGATTTCGAAGCGGTTTTCAGTAATCGCTGATATAACCGCCGCTAAATCAATATTTTGCAGCATTGAATTTAGCAGTGATTTAAAAATGCGGCAGGATGCACGTGTTAAGGTTTTACATATGTTTATCGGCAGTTATAAACCGCCACAATTTAGGACATTTTCTCAAATTCTGGATGATTTTCGACAGTTTTAAAACTGCCGCAATATGGAAGTGTCAGGGTTTTTGACTCGTTTATCGACAGGTTACAAACGCCGCAATTTAggcatattttttctaatttaggACTGTTTTCTGCGGTTTTAAAATCGCcgctaaattcaatacaaagttaaaaaatttggattttcatttaaaaatcatagatttttttaaaatattatagatatattttttggcactttttggatttttttaaatattttaaatcttaatattttctGTCTATTGAATATAAACttgtggcaaaaaaaaaaaaataactgcgaaacaaaataatatatttataaaaatatcaaaaaagtaAATCTCTTGCTAAAAAGTTGTATagtcaaattcaaaaaaatgtttGCTTCAAACCAAAATTCCAATCCTAATATTCCAATTTTCACTCTATCCTTTCACAGAATTGATATCCGCAGCGACGTCTAGAGGCAGTTCCTCACCCTGCCGTTGAAATAGATATCTCAGAGCACTCTCTATTGCctgcctctttttcttctctgttGTTGTTTCATCCTCCATCGCATTCCTTTTCAACTTCTCGGCTTCCAGCTCTGCCTATAGTTCAAGCATCTTCTTTTGGGTCTCTTCTACTTGGACTTCGTTGCTCGGCGGATGCGAATTCGGACCGAAGAGTTGAATAAGAGTCGGTCCGAAACCCACGCCACGTACTCTACCCGGTTTCTCTTTTTCGAAAGCTTGAGCAAGCGAATCATTTTGAAACAACACTCTAGAAGACTCATCCTGTTGCTTAATCTCGTCAATAATTTCCTACAAACATAAATAAGCAAACGGAattaataattgttgattggtctATCTCATGTCAAGAACATGCCAACACAGGATGATTAACTGCATGACTTTCAGCTCAGTAAAATAACATTCAAGCAATACAACTCTATAAGTATATTATTAAGTCAACAACTTATACTCTCATACTAATAAAGGTacctatttcaaaaaataaaagggtaaaacaaaataaattcaaCAATTAACCTATATGAGATCATAATTTTTATCTCTCAATACTATAATAATTGTAATACCCTAttaccctaaaccttacctcTAATTGTAAAGCAAAGGACAATAACGCGTCACGACAATCCTAAAACTCAATACAATAGTATATAATCAAGAAATATTAAGACTAACAACAACATATACGgtatgagaaccgggggttctcagtatggtaacagtgaccaatagataagatataaggtttcgGGAAACCAAAAGCAATCCTAAAACTTCTCACGAGCATAGATATTCATCATACGTATTCTCTATGTGTTTGCTTACTTTGATTAATTGCATTATGCCTAAATGAATAATATGCCAAATTGCTTAATGAATTACTTGTTGTATATGAACTcttcttgtgttttacttgtctgCATTACTTGTGTTTTGCTGGGATTGAAGAGCCTCGGTAGGCAATGGCGATGGAATCGTGTGGAGgctaggttggtgaaggctgtgggacaacgTGTTGTTTATCAGTTAGAAAAtctctaagtttagataaccctttTTTGCTTTAAAGTATATTTATAAGTTTTGAATCTTTATGCTCAtgagaagttctaggattgcctttggcttcctagaaccttatatcttatctattgggtactgttaccatattgagaactcccgattctcataccatatatgtttgttgtttttcaaatgcaggtcacAACCTACCTCGGTGAGCTTgtggatggtgacagagcggaggatggcTCAACtttacttttgttttattttgttgtagtaTATCTCCCCTTTTTTATAtggttgccttagaggcttttgTACTTAAAAACTTTGAGAGATAAGACGTAGCTGTTTTATTATCAAACCTCTGTTATATCTTTTGTtaaactagtcggcctaaactctgcGGACTACGGCTAGTCCcattttgaatattttatatatataacttgcTTATTTTATCTACTACCTTGTGTATTATGGAGCTATTTATAAGGATTTATATATTATGTTATGTTCTTTTCGTGCCAACGTGCTTTAGATATCGTGTGTGAACGCTTTGCGCTTTGTATCTCTGTTTTATATATCTTTAGTCTTTTTTTTCCTTCATTGGGGTTCTAGTCTTAATATTTCTTGATTATATACTATTGTATGGAGCTTTAGAACTATTGTGATGTGTTATCGTCCTTTACTTTACGGTTAGAGGTAAAACTTATGGTGATAAGGTGTTATAATAAGTATTCGTGAAAAAAAATAACTATgagtttgaatatatatatatatatatatatatatatatatatatatataatcaaggcAAACTTTTTTACTtggagaaaaagataaaaagagaacAATTATAATAAGTGACTGCAAAACTACATGTATATTTTCGAATAAAGTAGATTTATCTATCATCTATAAATTTAGAAATCTCTTTCTTCTTATGTGTGCTATTTAAATACTTTATCACTTTCAAGAAACATAAATCAGCAACTATATGCACAGAGGAACTAGAGCATACCAATACAGTAATATACTTTCAACCTAAATTTATATTTGAAACTAATGGGATACAACACAGAATTTCAAAAAGTAGTACTTACACCAACTgctcttattttattattgatataGGAGCCATCTTTTTTTGTGCACTTTTGTCCATAACTCTACTCTATCGACTATCCTCCCTTGTTATTCAGACTATAACAACATAGTTTATGGCATTACCATATTTCACACATTTAAGGAAAATGTATATGTAGAGATAGTTCAAAGAGTGAATTCAAATGTAACTTACCTCTTCTTTCCTTAGCCTTGCCAAACTTTTCGAACTGCCAATGTGGGtatatttttgtttcaatcaATTCATCGCATTTTCCTGCACTTCTCCTATTGGTCCATCAGAGATAAAAGACGATTAGAAACTGatttaaaaagactcaatgcaagataaatagaatttttttgtaACAAATGATATACTACATTTTTAGGTTTACTGCGATATCCAAGGAACCATCTCAAATGCTCTCTATCAATTCCTGGTGGGCGGTTCTCAATATTTTGTTCAGCCGTTAATGTTGAGTCATAATAAGCATCATACAACCTCAGTGTTATATCCTTCTAGGACTTCCCcatacttttcaaaatattttttttgatagtTCCTTCACTATCCTCATCATAGTAAAAAATTTGTTGCAAAGATAAATTCAATTCGTTAATAATTCTCAAACGAAACAGATTTAATTCAACAACGCTATAAAATTTTACCTTTACACATTTATTATAAACCTTGTCTTTAGTGGTAATCTTGTGCCAACTTTCTTCACAGATAGAAAATTTTTCATAGTCAACTCCTAGCAGACCAAGAATGCCACTCAATAGTCCAGCTTTGTCTCCAATTGGTTGTAGTTTGCTGTTGAACTTGAATATGATTTTTCTACCATTAGGCCGTTCCATAGCCTCCCTTACACTTAATTTTGCCTGCTTGATTATGCCATCGCCCATCGGAATctataaagaataaaataatctTGTATATGAATCCGTTGTGGACAACATGCAAGAAATTTAGTATATAACATAAAGTCTTAATCATGCTGAACAAGAAAATTTCAATGTATATGTTACCAATATCTTAACATTCCAAAATTCTGTAGTCTTACGTCCTTTGCGACTTTGAGCTCCAGAAACAACAAAGAGGTTGTCAACATGTTGATCAAGAGAACCTACCTCTTTTGCATTAGTATCCAAGTTTTTGTGGCCTGCCTCCAAGTTCTGGGCACTATTTGTGGATCAGGCTTTGGTTTACTGCAAGGTGGACATAACAGGCATGAAGTTGTGAGGACACCATCACCACTGACCCGGGGAATTTGAAAGTCATTGTGGTGGGAAGATAAAGTTGCAGGCACTCCCATTTGAGGTTGCTAACATGCTGGTcctaaatttgattttttttcgtgTAAAGACCTTTTCTAACCATCTTAAATTCCTGATACCAACATGCAAACAAAAAACATCACATTCTCTCTAAAAATGCAGgtaaattatttttatacaaattaaCCAGAAACATACAATTATACAATGCAACAAGTTAATtagaataatacataaaaatagttagaaacaATTGCTTTTTATTAGAACGTAAAGGTAACTTTGATTTAAACTAAGAAGACCGTCTAAAAATAGAAGATCTAGAGATCAAATAAAGAGTTTTCGGATCACATCTCACACATATAAATATTATACATAATTTACATACCACACAACATGAAAGTAAAGATAGAAGTAATAGAGTGTATACAATTATACGATTATACAAATTATATAATATAGTGAACAATGCATCATAGGGACGAATGCTTACTGGAGAAGAAAAGACGGACCAGCAGTAGCTCTGGATCGACGACGACGATGACAGGTCCGGACTTCATGAGGTCAGAGATGGTGAGACGACAAGCAGCTCCTAAAGGACCGAGATGGTGGCGCAAGAAAATGGCCCTTCGACAGCGAGAGCTGCGAGAGATCAGACCTTCCTCAAGTAAGGAATTCAACGGCTGGAGGGCTATGGGAGTCACAATTGGGAGTTAGGATCAATTGGAGTTGGAGTGTACCATGTGGGAGAAAGGGGATTTAGGCGCCGCTTATATGTTTTCACTTTTCAAAATAGCAATGTGTTAGTGTTTATCATTGGTGTTAgtgttttaataataataataataataataataataataataataataataataataataataataataataataatggcatCAGAATAATAATGGACACCAGCACACGGCATCAATAATCGaggtttttaatttagatatgacGCCGTTGATGGAGTTACGCAGCGATATGGTGATTATTGGGGATTAACGGATTTGTGACGGCTGGGCAACAgaaatcggtggcaccgattgGAGACAAGAAAATCGGAGGCACCGATTTCAGGTGGGACAGGGTGCAcaaatcggtggcaccgatttGCGTTCCTTCGCCACGCGTCACGCATGCAGTTCACCCGTGACCCCTTGCAACAAAAGAACCCCCTCATCCGCGTATCCCTTTCACTCTCTTTCACTCTCTTTCACTTTCGTTTCCCTCTCACTCTCTTTCACTCTCTTTCACTCTCTTTCACTTTCCTATCCCTCTCTTCAGCACCTTCACCAGATCCCTTTCACTCTCTTTAACTTTCATCTCCCTCTCTCAACCCCACCTCAACCCCACTAAATCTTTGCTGCACACCATTGTTGGACAACAACaggttttgaaaagaattcaaagaaaatgcCAAGAAGACGAAAAATTAAAGAAGTAAATCAACCAGAGCTTCACATTGTTAATTATCTTGGAGATCCaaattatgtaagtttttatttttaaataatctgatttaatattaataatagtgataaatattaaatttaattagaaaTATATATTGTAATATCATTAGGTAGAGATTAATTAAatcatatatgtatgtatgattttattattaggtggttagaaataaaaattaaaattgaaaataatcatgtatgtatgtatgtatatatgtatgtatgtatgtatggatGTATGATTAGGTGGTTagtaatagaaattaaaatcgaaattaatcatatatgtatgtatgtatgtatgtatgtatggtaTGTTGTAAATAATAATCTTTTTTTTAGTTAATGAACTAATGAAATCAGATACTGTACATGCTCCCCTAAAGTAGATTGTAgttattagtagtagtagtaattgagtttaataatttattatgattaataattaaaatttaataaattattttatttttgatcaataataataaatgaattttaattcattaaaatttagaaaataatttagTAGTAACTAAATTTAGATTAGAAAATTGTAATGCTgtgttatgaataataataataataataataataataataataataataataataataataataataataataataataataataataataataataataaatgtgtaTGCTGTTTTAtgagtaataataacaataataaaattagtatGCTGTTTTACGAATAAATAGTTTATCAGTCGTGAGGTTATTCTGGTTAGTTAGTTAAggttaaataatttttgttttaaggTAATGAATATGATTGAAAGATTTTTGTATAACAGATTTACTGTGTATATTTGGAATGCAATTATGCTGGAATTAGTTATAATGGTCATGTAATGATAATTTTGTTTTTGAGaatatagttatattatactGGGACTTATAGTGGAAACGTGATATTGTAGGGTTCACGGTTGTTGCTGTGTGATCATTTAAAGCCGCCGGATTCATACAACCAAATTGTTGAGTCACACTTACGCGAGACAGGATTTTATAATGTTTCACAAATTGGATTTATTCCATGTCAGTCAGCAATGATTAATGCTCTGATTGAGAGATGGCGGCCTGAAACTCACACGTTTCACTTTCCAGTTGGTGAGTGTGCCGTGACCTTAGAGGATGTGGCGATGATTCTCGGTCTGCCGACAAATGGTCTTCCGGTAACAGGACCGACCATGAGTAGTTTTGAGGCAATGGAAGCCGAGTGCTTGCACCAATTTGGAGTTGCACCGAGGAAGACAGAATGTAGAGGGAGCTTTATAAAATTAACATGGTTTAGGGGTTTGAGAGATCGTATAGTGTTGAATGATGTTGAGCATATTCAGACGTATGTAAAGTGTCACATAATGTTGTTATTTGGGACAGTTATATTTGGAGATAAGGCGACTTCAGCTGTTCATTGGAAATTTTTACCTTTGCTCCGTAACTTTCGTCAGATCATACAGTTTAGTTGGGGTTCGGCATGCCTGGAACACTTGTATAGATCATTGTATAGGGCAACTCGTGTCGGAAGCAAGGAGATGGACGGTCCATTAGTACTCTTGCTCACTTGGGCTTGGATCCGGCTACCATTTCTAGCGCCTATTCCCGGCAATCCCCGAGTGTTTCCAATTGCAAATAGGTAAGTTTGATTAAAGTATGCATTAAAATGTATGATAGAAATTGTTTATGTTTTTTACAAGATTAGTTAACTAATGATTTGTCCGATGGCAGGTGGCGTAGTTGGGACCGTGAAAACTATGCCTACCGATATCATTCTCTTGCGCACTACAGGAGATTGTTGGATGATCTACAAGAGGACAAGTATGTTGTAAAATTCAAGTACCGTATGTAACTTGTATAGTAAATTAATTGTTGTGTAATCATCTGATGGTTCGATGTGTCTAGTTTGTTTGGCAGGCATATGGCATTGGAAACATCGACCCAGGCGTGATTCCTTTAGACATCCATCATAATTCGGTTATCTGGAGTGCCACAGTGCTACTTATATCTTTTGAATGCATTGAGTGGCATGCATCTGATAGAGTCAGGAGACAATTTGGATTGACACAGGGTGTTCCTAATCAACTAGAGATTCTAGGTGCATCACACGGCGAAGTTCTTATTAGGCCTAAGAATTAAGATTGGGCCAATACCCACTCTTCTTGGGTGATGAAGTGGACCAATCGGTATAGTCACACTCTCTCGGATGACTTGGTGCATTTACATTATCCATTGGAAAGTTACATGCATTGGTATCGAGTTGCATTTGGTGACCACTTGCAATTGTCGAACCTTGTATTCGAAGAGAATCCAGGAGGTCCTCCACCACCACCTGCGCCGGAACCGGAACCGGATCTGGTACCTCCACCACCACCGCCAATAATACCGCCACACCAGGGGGTTGAGTACTTTGTACCATATGTTCCTGAGACACATCCGTCTGATTATTTCTCAGCGCCAGTCCTGGTACAGCAACAGTATTTGGGTGGTCCACATTTTGAGTATCCAGAGCAAACTTCATTCAGTCAGCTGCTTGGTTTCATGGCATCGGGGTCGCACCACTCACATTCCAGGTAATTATGTTGACATTCCCACCGACCATCAAGCACATTCGGGTGGGATTACTCCGGCTAGGAGGTCATTGGATTCGAGACCTCGGGTTCACACTTCCTCGGCTAATTTTGGTGCCAGAATGTCTGTTGACTCAAGCAGAAGTGCTGAAGGCATTGGAGGGATTATACAGAGTGGAAATCCTAGCCGTATTCCGATGAGTCTGATTCATGAGAGTAACAGGGCAGTTGATGAGACTGATAACTACCTAGTAGACCATCCagatgatgaggatgaggatgaggatgataaTGATGAGGATCCAGCTCCCAGTGCAGGTAAAATAAAGTTGTTTttgtatttaattacttaatttctaTGAGTAGCTTTATGGTGAAATTGTATTTGTATTACATATTGAATACCCATTTGAGTAATAGGATCCACCATTTGTATTTGTATTAGTAGCTTTATGGTGAAAATGTATTTGTATTACATATTTGTATTACATGTTGTGTTTTCGTAGGTACGGCCACAAGTGAAAGAGGAAAAGGTTACAACCTTAGAGCTGATCCTCCTCGTCGGAGTGCGAATCGGTATACACCATCTGCTTTTAATAGGATTGCCAAGAAGTGCAGAAAGTTATACACCGATATGAAGTGGGCACCAAGGAAGTGAAGTTATATGGATGAACTAAGTTGTTAATTAAGTTGTACTATTTACTTAATAAGTATGTCAATTAGGTTGTTATCgctatttaaaatttaagttgtACTATTTACTTAATGAGTTTGTCAATTAGGATGTTATtactatttaaaatttaagttgttCTATTTACTTAATGAGTATGTCAATTAGGTTGTTACTTCTACTTAAAAATTAAGTTGTACTATTTACTTAATTAGTATGTCAATTAGGTTGTTCTTactatttaaaaattaagttGTACTACTTAATGAGTTTCTCAATTAGGTTGTTACTACTTAATGATTACTTTATTATCGAATACGTTATTATCGAATATGTTTTCTATCGAGTATGTTAATCAGGTTTGAAATGAGTTGGTAAATATAAATGTCAATGTAAATTCAGATGAATACAAGCACGAGTTGGTGAATATAAATGTCAATGTAACTTCAGATGAAATGTAAAAGAAGGTAACTACTACTCTTCGGCTGGACCTGCACTTGGTCCAGCACTTTGGCGACATTTACTACGACTATGGCCATCGGCACCGCATTGCTTGCATTGCCTAGGGCGACGCAACATACgagtgtccatctcattcaagaagcgGGTCATCTTCGGACGACCTTTGGCCACACGTCTGAGGAACGGGTTTCCAACAAATCGAGGTCCATGATAAGCAGGCCAGGTTGCAGGATTTCCCAGTGGTCTAAACCTAACCCTGTATACTCTTCGAACTTGGTCCATCTTGTATACATCATGAACGTACACTTGCCAGTCCAACCGCTGATTTGCACAACAAGCAAACACATGTCGACATGGAATTCGGTCAACCTGAAATTCACCACAGTCGCAACGACGCTGGCGTAGGTCAACTGCATACTCAACCCCACTTGGCATCTCCCGTACCTCAAATACTTCATTTTCTCTATCAAAACAACTAACCTGTATGTTACCCGATGCCCGTTGATTTGCATGCACCTTGGTGGTCACCAACTCAGAGAACACAAGTCCATCATTTATTCGGGCTTCAGCTTTAGCTCTTTTCCTAGTGAACAACTCATTCAGTCTGTAGAATGTAGCCTTAACAAGCGCAGTCACCGGGAGATTGCGTGCACCCTTTAAGATGGAGTTGATGCACTCCACAAGATTGGTGGTCATATGACCCCATCAGTATCCACCATCAAATGCCAAAGCAtactgctgatgagcggataatttgtacgctttttgacactgtttttagtatgtttttagtatgatctagttggtttttagtatatttttgttagtttttagttaaaattcacttttctagactttactatgagtttgtgtatttttctgtgatttcaggtattttctggttgaaattgagggacctgagcaaaaatctgattcagagactgaaaaggactgcagatgctgttggattctgacctccctgcattcgaagtggattttctggagctacagaagcccaattggcgctctctcaacggcattggaaagtagacatcctgggctttccagcaatatatgatagtatatactttgcccaagatttgatggcccaaaccggcgttcaaagtcaccctcagaatttccagcgttaaacgccggaactggcataaaaattggagttaaacacccaaactggcaccaaagctggcgtttaactccagaaagagtctctacacaaaaatgcttcaatgctcagcccaagcacacaccaagtgggcccggaagtggatttttatgtcatttactcatttctgtataccctaggttactagttcactattaataggatcttttgacattgtatctggacctcatgacactttacacgtctctttgtgtacttcctacggcatgagtctctaaaccccatggttgggggtgaggagctctgctgtgtct
Coding sequences within it:
- the LOC140173272 gene encoding serine/threonine-protein phosphatase 7 long form homolog; its protein translation is MTGPDFMRSEMVRRQAAPKGPRWWRKKMALRQRELREIRPSSKIGGTDWRQENRRHRFQIYCVYLECNYAGISYNGHGSRLLLCDHLKPPDSYNQIVESHLRETGFYNVSQIGFIPCQSAMINALIERWRPETHTFHFPVGECAVTLEDVAMILGLPTNGLPVTGPTMSSFEAMEAECLHQFGVAPRKTECRGSFIKLTWFRGLRDRIVLNDVEHIQTYVKCHIMLLFGTVIFGDKATSAVHWKFLPLLRNFRQIIQFSWGSACLEHLYRSLYRATRVGSKEMDGPLVLLLTWAWIRLPFLAPIPGNPRVFPIANRWRSWDRENYAYRYHSLAHYRRLLDDLQEDKYVAYGIGNIDPGVIPLDIHHNSVIWSATVLLISFECIEWHASDRVRRQFGLTQGVPNQLEILGASHGEVLIRPKN